One Lottiidibacillus patelloidae genomic region harbors:
- a CDS encoding ABC transporter permease, translating to MDIIQLIISSTILYAAPLIFTALGGVFSERSGVVNIGLEGLMVMGAFTGIVASLYFEGLGMGNASPWFGLIIAIIIGAVFSLFHAVASISFRADQVVSGVALNFLAVGLSVFLVRKIFDKGQTDVIKFSISKIDLPILSDIPFIGPIFFTNIAITSYIAIILAFVVWYVVYKTPFGLRLRSVGEHPMAADTMGINVSKMRYIGVLLSGAFAGLGGAVYALSSSLQFSGTTIAGQGFIALAAMIFGKWNPIGALGAALFFGLAQSLAVSGGTLPLLQDIPSVYLSIAPYVLTIVALTGFIGRADAPKAIGTPYIKGKR from the coding sequence AGCCCTCGGAGGAGTATTCAGTGAACGTTCTGGTGTAGTTAACATTGGATTAGAAGGTTTAATGGTAATGGGTGCATTTACTGGTATTGTTGCTTCCTTATACTTTGAAGGATTAGGTATGGGGAATGCATCACCATGGTTTGGTTTAATTATCGCAATTATTATTGGAGCAGTATTCTCATTATTCCATGCAGTTGCTTCAATTAGTTTCCGTGCTGACCAAGTAGTTAGTGGGGTTGCATTAAACTTTTTAGCTGTAGGTTTATCGGTATTCTTAGTTAGAAAGATTTTTGATAAAGGACAAACTGACGTTATAAAGTTTAGTATTTCAAAAATAGATTTACCTATATTGTCTGATATTCCTTTTATTGGACCTATATTCTTTACAAATATCGCGATTACATCTTATATCGCAATAATCTTAGCATTTGTAGTTTGGTACGTTGTTTACAAAACACCATTTGGATTACGCCTACGTTCAGTAGGAGAACACCCAATGGCTGCTGATACTATGGGGATAAATGTATCAAAAATGCGTTATATTGGTGTTCTACTTTCAGGTGCATTCGCAGGTCTTGGTGGAGCTGTTTACGCATTATCTAGTTCACTACAATTTAGTGGAACAACGATAGCCGGACAAGGATTTATTGCTTTAGCAGCGATGATCTTTGGTAAATGGAACCCAATTGGTGCTCTAGGAGCAGCATTATTCTTTGGACTTGCTCAATCTTTAGCAGTAAGTGGGGGAACATTACCATTATTGCAAGACATACCAAGTGTATATTTATCTATTGCGCCATACGTATTAACAATTGTAGCTTTAACAGGATTTATTGGACGTGCCGATGCTCCAAAAGCTATTGGTACACCTTATATAAAAGGAAAAAGATAA
- a CDS encoding ComEC/Rec2 family competence protein, translating to MVRIIKLFILVLLLLNVVTPLQVKAMKSNKLAIHYLDVGQSDCIFIEVIGGKNMLIDAGNNQSGPKIIEYLQRLGISKIDFVVSTHPHHDHIGGLDEVIKSFKIGKFYTSNVTHDTASFYDVLKAVKKYKLSVHNVKKQKKIKLAADIKVDLIGPLIDSYGSINEQSIIVYLVHKEKSFLFMADAGIPAEKKLLIKKKKLKANVLKVGHHGADSASSNTFINKVKPDIAIISVGKNNQYHYPSPSVLNILQKNHVKVLRTDKLGTITALSNGKKIIWFTSKYGFIYPR from the coding sequence ATGGTTAGAATAATCAAACTCTTCATTTTAGTTTTGCTTCTCTTAAATGTAGTTACGCCACTTCAAGTAAAAGCAATGAAAAGTAATAAACTTGCTATCCATTATTTAGATGTTGGACAATCAGACTGTATTTTTATTGAAGTAATTGGTGGAAAAAATATGCTAATTGATGCTGGTAACAATCAATCAGGGCCTAAGATTATAGAATATTTGCAACGTCTCGGTATATCAAAGATCGATTTTGTAGTATCTACCCACCCTCATCATGATCATATAGGAGGATTAGATGAGGTTATAAAAAGTTTTAAAATTGGGAAATTTTATACAAGTAATGTAACTCATGATACAGCAAGCTTTTATGATGTTTTAAAAGCTGTAAAAAAGTATAAGTTATCAGTTCATAATGTAAAAAAACAGAAAAAGATAAAACTTGCTGCTGATATAAAGGTTGATTTAATTGGACCGTTGATTGACAGTTACGGAAGTATCAATGAGCAAAGTATTATTGTTTACTTAGTTCATAAAGAAAAATCATTTCTATTTATGGCGGACGCTGGAATTCCTGCTGAAAAAAAACTCCTAATTAAGAAGAAAAAATTAAAAGCAAATGTTTTAAAAGTTGGACATCATGGTGCAGATTCGGCGTCATCTAACACATTTATTAATAAAGTGAAGCCAGATATCGCAATAATTTCAGTAGGAAAGAATAATCAATATCACTATCCATCCCCTTCAGTACTTAATATACTTCAAAAGAACCATGTAAAAGTGTTAAGAACCGATAAACTTGGTACAATAACGGCTTTATCCAATGGGAAAAAAATAATATGGTTTACTAGTAAGTATGGATTCATTTACCCTAGATAA
- a CDS encoding CBS domain-containing protein, which translates to MAESLKNIMAQNVVSISSEATIQEAASLMSQHNVGSIPVVDGGQIKGIITDRDITLRSTSQGLPATTSVSQVMSSNLVTGTPDMDIHEAANIMAQQQIRRLPVVENNQIVGMVALGDLATKNIYQNEAGEALSSISVPSRTQ; encoded by the coding sequence ATGGCAGAAAGTTTAAAAAATATTATGGCGCAAAATGTCGTTTCTATATCTTCTGAAGCAACAATCCAAGAGGCAGCTTCTTTAATGAGTCAACATAATGTAGGTTCAATTCCAGTCGTTGATGGTGGACAAATTAAAGGTATTATTACTGACAGAGATATAACGTTAAGAAGTACGTCGCAAGGGTTACCAGCGACAACATCTGTTTCACAAGTTATGTCATCTAACCTGGTAACTGGAACACCAGACATGGATATCCATGAAGCAGCTAATATAATGGCTCAGCAACAGATACGAAGACTGCCAGTCGTAGAAAATAATCAAATTGTTGGAATGGTTGCATTAGGAGACTTAGCAACAAAGAACATTTATCAAAATGAAGCTGGAGAAGCACTTTCAAGTATCTCAGTTCCTTCACGGACACAATAA